A segment of the Terriglobales bacterium genome:
TGTTTGGCGAGAAGCGATTGAGCCCGAAGATGCATTGGTTCTCGGCGTTCATGGTGTTCGCGGGATCGTGGCTGTCGGGGTACTTCATTGTGGCTACGGACGCCTGGATGCAGCATCCGGTGGGCTATGAGAGATTGGCAAACGGATCGTTCCAACTGACGAGCTTCTGGGCGCTGCTGTTGAACCCGTGGGCACTCTGGCAGTATGCGCACAACATGAGCGGAGCGGTGATTACGGGAACGTTCGTGATGACGGCGATCGGCGCGTACTACCTTCTCAGCAAAAAGCATATGGAGCAGGCGAGACTTTACATCCGCACGGGCGTGGTGGCGGGGTTGATCTTCGCAGTGATCCAGCTCTTCCCGACTGGCGATGGGCAGGGACAGATGCTCGCGAAGAAGCAGCCGGCGACGCTAGCGGCGATGGAAGGCCTGTATACGACAACAGAGGGCGCGCCGATCCACATCATGGGGCAGCCGGATGTGGCGAATCAGAAGATCGACAATCCGCTGAGCGTGCCGAAGATGTTGAGCTTCCTGACGTACAAGCGGTGGAACGCTGAAGTTAAAGGTATGGATGCCTTCCCGAAAGAAGACCTGCCGGACAACATCCCACTGCTGTATTACAGCTACCACATCATGGTGGGGCTGGGGACGATCTTCATCGCGGTAATGCTGCTGAGCGCGTTCCTGCTGTCGAAGAAGAAGCTGTACGACGCGAAGTGGATGATGTGGATCCTGATGCTGAGCGCACCGTTCCCGTACATCGCGAATACGGCGGGATGGATGACGGCGGAGATCGGCCGGCAGCCGTGGCTGGTGTATGGGCTGCTGCGGACAAAGGACGGATACTCGACGCTGGTATCGGCCGGTAACGGGTGGTTCACGCTACTGGGCTTCATGGGCATGTACACGATCCTGTCGATCCTGTTCCTGTTCCTGGTGTACAGGCAGATTGCGTCGGGTCCGGAAGCGGCGGAGACACATACGAAGGAGGCGGCAGTAGCCGTATAGGACGACTATGGAAACCTTATGGTTCTTAATTGTTGCGTTAATGCTTGTCGCCTACGTTGTGCTCGATGGATTCGACCTGGGCGCAGGAGCGATCCACCT
Coding sequences within it:
- a CDS encoding cytochrome ubiquinol oxidase subunit I, producing the protein MESALLVHRLHFAFTITYHYLFPQLTMGLAPLIVYFKTKALRTGEDRYNKAARFWAKIFGINFVLGVVTGIPMEFQFGTNWSHFSQFAGGVIGQTLAMEGVFAFFLESAFLGLFLFGEKRLSPKMHWFSAFMVFAGSWLSGYFIVATDAWMQHPVGYERLANGSFQLTSFWALLLNPWALWQYAHNMSGAVITGTFVMTAIGAYYLLSKKHMEQARLYIRTGVVAGLIFAVIQLFPTGDGQGQMLAKKQPATLAAMEGLYTTTEGAPIHIMGQPDVANQKIDNPLSVPKMLSFLTYKRWNAEVKGMDAFPKEDLPDNIPLLYYSYHIMVGLGTIFIAVMLLSAFLLSKKKLYDAKWMMWILMLSAPFPYIANTAGWMTAEIGRQPWLVYGLLRTKDGYSTLVSAGNGWFTLLGFMGMYTILSILFLFLVYRQIASGPEAAETHTKEAAVAV